Proteins from one Dromiciops gliroides isolate mDroGli1 chromosome 6, mDroGli1.pri, whole genome shotgun sequence genomic window:
- the LOC122731893 gene encoding olfactory receptor 10AG1-like, whose amino-acid sequence MNYPGREMVRRNNSFGVEFILLGFSDLPHFHDILFGIFLVIYMSILLGNGLIIFIAMVDPALQTPMYFFLGNFSFLEICYTSVTIPRMLTDLWTQKQNISLFACAVQLGFLLMLGATECFLLTVMAYDRYVAICKPLNYPLIMNHKMCVQLVSGSWTIGIPVQLGLTYQIFSLPFCGSKILNHIFCDIRPVLKVACGDTSVKEFSLYAIVVLFGVVPFLLILWSYIKIIGTILKLPSAMGRSKAFSTCSSHVMVVGLFFLSVIITYLQPKSTHSEGNDKFFSLFYTIITPMFNPIIYALRNKDVLVALRKFFPISGG is encoded by the coding sequence ATGAATTACCCAGGGAGGGAAATGGTAAGAAGAAATAATTCTTTTGGGGTGGAATTTATTCTCTTGGGGTTTTCTGATCTTCCTCACTTCCATGacattctgtttggcattttcttaGTTATCTATATGAGTATCCTTTTGGGAAATGGTTTGATCATTTTCATAGCCATGGTTGATCCAGCTCTCCAAACCCCTATGTATTTCTTCCttggaaacttttcttttttggaaatctGTTACACATCAGTCACCATTCCCAGAATGCTGACAGACCTTTGGacacaaaagcaaaatatttctttatttgcttGTGCTGTACAACTTGGCTTTCTACTTATGCTAGGAGCCACTGAGTGCTTCCTCTTGACTGTAATGGCTTATGACCGTTATGTGGCTATTTGTAAGCCTCTGAACTATCCTCTCATCATGAACCACAAAATGTGTGTACAGCTAGTTTCTGGCTCCTGGACCATTGGAATTCCAGTCCAGTTAGGTTTGACATACCAGATTTTCTCTCTACCATTCTGTGGCTCCAAAATACTCAATCATATTTTCTGTGATATCCGTCCTGTACTAAAGGTGGCCTGTGGTGATACTTCTGTAAAAGAGTTCTCTCTTTAtgctattgttgttttatttggtGTGGTTCCCTTTCTATTGATACTCTGGTCCTACATAAAAATCATAGGAACTATCCTGAAGCTACCTTCAGCCATGGGAAGATCCAAAGCCTTCTCCACATGCTCCTCACATGTCATGGTTGTTGGTTTATTCTTCTTGTCTGTCATTATTACATATTTACAACCTAAATCTACTCATtctgaaggaaatgataaatttttctctcttttctacacCATTATAACCCCAATGTTTAATCCCATTATATATGCCCTCAGGAACAAGGATGTCCTAGTTGCACTGAGAAAATTCTTCCCAATATCAGGAGGCTAG